agttgagaaatgttcaacttctgccacaAGCAATGGCAATGACCCGACATTGAtagatccacaattcagttcggcaacgcatgacatcacacattaaaaataaatgagaaGCATTAATGCTTACGCCCCTTTTTAATGTACCGTTATGCCTCGATTGGAATTGATTAGAGATCtttgaaactgcatttaaacaataaactgtcGAGGTCCAATAAAATCtatttaataaagaaaaattctggaatgtttttatcaaaaaaaaaaaaaaaaaaaaaactaatttcttctcgactaaacaaagaaaaacatggaGGTGATTAAATTATcgtgaattattttttatgaaagtggagtaatccttcaTACCCACGTGACTGATCATCTAGCTGTATCAGCTGACATACATGGGGCTTGACGTCGTCGGCCtgcccttgctgctagtgcctgcatcaaaatttctgcatttatttttctgtgcacagcattcagttgGGCAACaacaagctgcactgctagtaaGTGTATAAATTGCCAAATCGTAACTAAATGCAGTCCTCGCTCCCTTTTCTAAGCATGCCTTGTTTTATTCCTtgttggttactaggttaccaataccCCTGTCATTTGCTTAAACAACTTGAAGGGAAGCACCTAATTCGCATTCGTTggctttctttttttttgctaaTAGAAAAGATTAGCTTCATGTTTCGATGGAAACCCAGCTTCTGTTAAATCAAATACATTTGTGTGAAGCACCTTAAACACCTGAATTCACTACAAAAGTGATGATTTCCTCATGTGTCAAGCAtctgttaaattaattgtactCAATGTAGTTTGTTTACCATGCTTGAAAGCTGAACTAAATGTAGTGCTCATGTTTGTGTAATATTAGTTGTGTTATCTCACAGACTCACGTTGTGTTTGGCAGCCATCTCACAGCCCTGTTCATTTGTCACTTTCCTCAGATGAACCAGGTCAACTTTGTTAGCCACCAAAACTATTGGAAATGACTCACTGGTATAGACATGAAACAAACTTAAGATTCTGCTAGGACAAAtctatgtaaaatatatttcataaaataagaTATACAGCCTTTCTGAAGGCACAGTTTAATATCACATTggtaaatagttttttgttgttgttgagtTGTGTATGAGGTACACAGGATTTCTGACCGGTCTTTCACTCGTAGGATGAGCTGGTGAAATCGATCGACATGTTCAAAACTGGCCTTGTCCGTCACAGAGAACACAATGAGGAAACCATCACCGGTCCTCATGTATTGCTCTCGCATGGCACTGAATTCCTCTTGACCCGCTGTGTCTAGAACTGCAATGAACATGAGtttagtattaaaaacaatgttaGACAAACCTGATGGAAAACCCATCGTTACCAGCTGAGCAGCAAAGCAAAAGCTAATAGACAAGAAATCACCAACTTTTTAACAGATAAAACCAGGATTTTTTAAACTATTgatgaataaaataatgtagCGTACCGTCCAAAATAGCCCACTGGCCATCGATCTCTGTGTGTTTCAAGTAGGAGTCTTCAATAGTAGGATCATAATCTGGCACAAAAATCTTCTGGAAAAACTGGATGGTGAGAGCACTCTTTCCCACGCCTCCATCTCCCACAACCACCAATTTATATGTGGGGAGGTTGTCGCTAGGGACCGCACTGGTTGCCATGTTAACAGCTACACCTATGacaagagaaagagagaggcaGGTGATTGCTGATCATAATTTAGGCCTACGTGTAAAGCTGATGACAGATGATGAGCACTTCTCACATTTTGTGGGAAATAACAAACCTAAAGTTGCTtatttgaaatgttgaaatgagATATTATGTGGGTTGGGAACGGTTTTGCAGTCCACTGAGAGCTAATTTAAGAGAGAGGGATGCATTACTAAGGATATGGTCTAGACGCAGCCAATGTGGTTCTTTGTAATTGCTGCTATTTTCTGCAAAACATCAACTTTTCCAAACCTAAGCAagcatgttttatttgtttattatagtcACATATAACTTAATTCACAAACACTAAGCTTCAGTAAAGATTGAAAGGAAAGCAGGTTTCCAGTTCAATGATAGCAGTTATGCTTATGTCATgttttctgtattaaaaaatttaaaacattgTTCCTTCCAACACATCTGtaaaaaagtttacaagtcacTCAATTTCATTATGGTTTaaacatataataaaaaaactgtcCTTTATTTATATTAAGGAAGCATACCTAAAGTGACATACTGAAGTCCATTTGTGTGTAAAAGGtgaattaaacattttttaaattttgtattaaaatttgcaaataaaactattataactttaattttatagcaaaaaaatacaacaagTAACAAAAAAATACTGGCAGTCCCAGACAATGCCGAAATATAATCCCATACAGACACGTTAATAAGCATCTGTCTCTTCGCTCTGGAAAATTAAAACACTTTCTCTTACCTAAAAAGATATCCTTTCTCTGACAGAAGGGACTTGTCTTGAGAGCAGCTAGGCTAATGCAGAAATGTTAACTCGGCCTATGAGCAGGGGACTGTGGACCGCTAAGAAGGAAAAGTCTGTCGGTGGGTGACGGCCACCCCTTCCTGCGACCCACAATGTGAGGAAGGAGTAAACTTCCTTCCTAATTCCACCAGGCCTGAGTAAACTGTTAGACACATCTGTCCAGACACACCCCAGAGAAAGTCATCTGTGCTAACCTTACAGTCCTGCTTTTTTGCAAAGGTTAACCCccccccaaaataaaaaaatctgatgccaTTCCACCccttaccattaaaaccattgTTAATTATTTTAAGGGACTTGTGTGGAGATGCTCTAAAGAATGTTCACACAGACCTTTCGATATAATAAAAGCTTGAAGTCACTAGATACATGGTAACATTTAAGGTGATATTGAAAATCTTTCCtgtaccatatatatatatttgtacttTTATCATGATTTTATGGCCTTTTGGAGCTTTTTGGTCACTATTTGGTATAAAAGACAGCAACAATCTTCTGTAAATCCTGTATCCTATTTGTCTCCTATTTCCAGTCTGAACTGTGACTAGTATGAGGTGCAAAGTAGGCTTATATTGACTGAAGCTCTGTTATAGGCTATTCCAAATATTATCTTAGTTGTGGGAAAGTAAATCATAACAGGGTAACACTTAGGTTATTTTAAAGTACAGTATAGCAGGTACAttattataacatttataaactGATCAGGTCTTAGCAAAAGGAATATTAATAAGAAATTAACGTAGTAGCAGGAGagaattttgttgtttttctaaGAAGTTTATTGCGCCCTTGATCAGAAATGACTCGGCTGTTTCTGACGTAATCTGTTACATCACAACATAAGTCATTCAATTCAGAGttatctgatgaatttacatatACGCAGACCAATACAAGGGGTTAAAATGGGCAGTTATGAAACAGCCATGTCTGAAATAACACATATGAATGCgactattattaaatgaaaataaaactttgagtAAGAAACTTACCAGTGATGGGTTGGATAATTTGCCAACTGTGCAAATATCCCAATACCTCATCGACATCCCAGTATCATTTACGTAAGGGtagtcatgttctgaataaataCCGGATGTGTCCTTAAGAGTAAATGAGCAAATAAAGATAAATCCTCCGCCTTTTTGAAATTACAACGTAACAATCTTCACATCGCAACTGCTGATACTATGAATAGAATGGTTTCGACGGGGTGGATGTGTTTGTGGCAACTTTTATAATGcatcaatgttttattttgccGGCAGTATTGCACATATGTTACATACTATTTTGAGTATCCTGCAGTTATTTTCTTACAAACACGGTCTTATTCAAAACACGCAGTCTCAgattaaaatgcaaaatattcCCCACAAATACAAATGGACTGTTCCTCTATGATGAAAGTCACATCATCACTTTTAAAGGGGCAGCTTAgtttatgtgcaaaataaataattagCTTATTATAATTGAATCTGAGCAATTCCAACGGGAAATCAGAAGTAATTTGCTTTTGCATATCTTTAGGCTGCATTTAGCATCGAATCATCAGCACCATAGAGGCTTATTTAAATACATGAATGATGGAAATCTGTTACATTTAAAGACTAAtacaaatttaaacaaagttatAGTTTAATGTCTATCTAATTTTAAGAGGATGAAACTTGGATTTGCAATATATTTGTGTTAATTAATAGCGTTAATTTAATGTATTAACACATTAATACTTtaatattactttaataattattattacgtTGAACAACGCtctgtttattttttgaagATTAAAGATCTTGAAATTCTTGATAGAAGTAGCATTCATAAAGTCTTCAGCCCATAACTGATTTTTTTGAGCCCAAAGTGTCCTACAGGAGGCGCCGGTGGCTCAAAAATCCCCCGTTGGACAATTGTTTCTGATTGACATTTGTATCTGATTGAATCGAAACATTTGTACATAAGAATCATACAGAGATACTGTAAAATgattaaatactgtaaaatgtcaaatttattAGACTGTGACCAGCGCTGACAAAAATAGCATGCATTGACAAACTGGCCAAATTAAATTGGTCCTGGCAGCATATCcttaataacattattttttttttacttttttttcataaattatatGCACAAAcaacatggcaaaaaaaaaatcgaatAATAGAAGGTTCAGGAAAGGCTTATGTAAATCATATTCTTTTTCTATTATGGTTTTTagattaattgcatttttatttctcatcaaaTTCACGTCCATCCGCTTCTCAAAAAGAagactgcatacgtcatcaagcctgttTTGTTTTAGTTAATCCAGCATTACATTGTCAattcataagcatattacaacaatttacaattaactaagaataatagtcaactttataattgttaatattctgaaataagacaaaTGCGACATCCAAAGGATGCCTTccgtttgagaaacggcctctatCTTATCTATCGGAAAGCTGCAGCCTACGGAGGTAGCATATgaaggctgcatacgtcataaagacGGTCTTGTTTCAGagtattaacaattataaagttgactattattcttagttaatcgtaaattgttgtaatatgcttatgacttgcgaatgtaatgctcagttaacccgacttgatgacgtatgcagcctgcatatgcgaccatagatatgtatataaaggctagatggctcgtccgcgctgatggccaattgagtggaacgtccgcattttggcggccatcttaggacagggcgctcgctcactcgtagcattgagttttaatgatgcaggtacttttaaatgaccataacttgcttaattttttaccgattttcaaacggattggtttgttataaacgtcaaagatgtacctatgacactaaatacgtatactaaaaataaataaaaaattcatgaaacatgttaaagcatccagaattatagccacgttaataacgtttgtaaaaaaccaaaccgtttgtaaatccgtcaagaattcagcaagttacgagcattttagttggcgtatgtcactcaccttccgtccacagcagcagggagcagcactatggcagcactgacctaagatggccaccaagtgacgacacagctgactccgccttgagccatctagcctttatatacatatctatgtatGCGACCTCCGAcggctgcagccttccgattgagaaacagccatcgTCAGTGCTGTCGTAAAACTGTCGTAATGTGTTCTTACCTTACGGCAGATGTCTTACCATAACAGTCAGCGTGCTGTCCTTGTGAGAATGAACCtataataacaagtaagaaaatGCTTATGCACTTTAAAGGTCGGTTGTTTATAacgtttttaaacatatatGTTTAGACAAAAGCTCTAAatcaaaaatgttaattttagattGTAAATGCCTTGGTTTTACTGTACACTACGTTAATACTGCTAGTAACGTTAGGCAAGGTAAGACATGATTATCTTTCATAGTAGACACAGTACATATACTGCATACATAAAAACTTTATAGACAATGATTTTAcattcataaatatgtaattttTCATTTTGCCATTTGTCTTTTCAGTCTATCTCTGTGCCcaataaaagagaaaaatggCTTCACGTTTTCTGAGATTCTCCGTGCTGATTCAGAAGTATCGGACACCTCTGCTCCTTGTTGGATGTGGTGGCGTCTTTTCTGCCAACATTTTCTATCACGTCTTCCCAGATCACACATACAGAAAAGTGTACCAGGCCTGGTACAAAGGAGAACCAGTCACCCTTTCCGAGAAGCTCAATAATGTCTTTCAAGAGGTACTGAAAGATTATGCTGTCAGCTGCACTGATAACTTCCATGCTTTTGCTGCTTTTGGATTTCATCCGGTAGGAGCAGGTGTGCCATGGCTTCCCTCTGGAGCACAGATTGGTATTCCAGCCAACTTCAACAGCACCACTGATGATCCATCAGGCATCATCACCCGCACTATTCTAATCAATGGACAAGAGGTGGAATGGGACAGTGATCAGGGTGCTGCCCTCAAAAATTCATTGGTGTTCTCTCCAGAGGCGCAGAAATTTGCTATAGCACGAGAAGTAGCCCGGTTGGCGGCCGGGGGTCCAGTGTTACATGCAGCCGTTGCTCCAGCATGTCTTGCAGGGGCTTGTGTATATAGCGTGGCCCTTAAACAGATCTTTGGTCTCCATGTTGGATCCATCATCTCCCGAGCTTGTGTTAATGTAGTTGCTCTGGGTTTGGGAGTCGTCTCGTATATCTTGACCTCTGATGCTCTTAGTCAGTGGTTGGACTACAGCTCGGACCGTCGTGCAGCGAGCCTGTCAAGCAACTATGCAAAAGGTGGTGTAGAGTTTTATGATAAAATCTTGACAAGGAACAAAACCCTTCGTGCACTGATGGGACCTAAAGGCCAAGAGTTGTACGCCCCCAGTGGAAATTTGTTTCCTGGTCACCTGCTGAAACTCAGACACGCCCCATACACATCTCGACGAGATGggattttaaattttttaaaaaatgaaaaactgtaaacgggtttttgttttttaaaaacatatatgTGAGAGAATGGCTTATGGTGCCTACCGTGTGAAAATTTTGTCTGGCGGGATCTTGATAAATATTTCtctgataaaaaatataaatttgaataaataatttattagcaTATTGTGTCAATTTAAATGCATTAAGTGGTTCACAAATAGAATCTGGTAACAATAATTGAGGTTACTTTTTACATTTCAGCATTGCCATAAGCCAATGATAACTGAAAAGAAGGATTTATTTGCTCTGATCAATTTCATTGGTCCTGAGTTTAAATTTGATATCATAAATGTACTGAATGGAGATTATCAGTGAAAACTGATGTTGTTTCTATTATAGTGTTTCAGTTAAATATTTAAGGACAGTGGCACATTTAAAATtcattaaaaagtttttttggaaAGTCTTTTTGAAGCtcactttaatttttttctttattgtcAGTTCTCAAATAAAttctaaaacaaaactttttacaaaacatatttataaaCTTTGCTCTAATGTTAAGACTAACCTTGAGAAAGCtctttattgtaaagtgtagATACACAATATATAATAATTCTTAGATCTTCAATGATTGAGCTATTTAAAGTTAATCAACTCTATAATAAGTGTCAAAACTGCCATAACATTATTACCACTTGTAATATAGGTCTcccttttgccaccaaaacagcCCTGACCAGTTGAAGCATGGACTCCACTAGACCTTTCTATCAGAACCAGCAATACATTACCTACATTTTTCAGCAAGTTTAGCTCGTCTGTTGGCTCGGACCACACGGGCCAGCCTTCGCTCCCCAGGTGCAATAGTGGGCCTTGTCCGCCTATCACCCTGTCGCCAGTTCACTGCTTTTCCTTCCTTGGACCACTTTTGCTATGTACTGACCAATGAGGACCGGGAACACCTCACAAGAGCTGCAGTTTTGGAGATGCTCTGACCCAGTTGTCAATTTGgcccttttttttaaagtcactcAGATCCTTACGCTTGTCCATTTTTTCTGCATTTCCTGCAAGTGAAGTTCTCAAAGTTGATGTGTTAGAAGCAGGAAAACGAGTGTAAGGATCTAAGCGACTTTGACAAGGGACAAATTTTGATGGCTAGACTGGGCTCTTTTGGTGGCAAAAGGGGAACCTACACAATATTAGGCATgtggtcataatgttatggcTGATTGGTGCACATTAATCATTAGCAGAATCCGGCCACAAGATGTCGCTATTGTCAAAATAAACACTCTTCACCTCTTATGTGGTATCTAAccctattttttacagtctgcaATCTAGCCCCAGTATTAAAACGCTTTGCATCAGAGTGTGGTTTTACAAGATAACAGCAAGTCATCAATGTTAAACCGACTATATCCACTCTCATTAAATTGGCCTATAAACAGCATGATTGTTTTCATAGATAGCTTTTAAATACCAAGGTGTATATCAAA
The genomic region above belongs to Paramisgurnus dabryanus chromosome 15, PD_genome_1.1, whole genome shotgun sequence and contains:
- the mrasa gene encoding ras-related protein M-Ras yields the protein MATSAVPSDNLPTYKLVVVGDGGVGKSALTIQFFQKIFVPDYDPTIEDSYLKHTEIDGQWAILDVLDTAGQEEFSAMREQYMRTGDGFLIVFSVTDKASFEHVDRFHQLILRVKDRESFPIVLVANKVDLVHLRKVTNEQGCEMAAKHNIIYIETSAKDPPMNVDRAFHELVRVIRQHIPERSLKKKKKMKWRGERAMSSHKLHCVML
- the tmem177 gene encoding transmembrane protein 177, which produces MASRFLRFSVLIQKYRTPLLLVGCGGVFSANIFYHVFPDHTYRKVYQAWYKGEPVTLSEKLNNVFQEVLKDYAVSCTDNFHAFAAFGFHPVGAGVPWLPSGAQIGIPANFNSTTDDPSGIITRTILINGQEVEWDSDQGAALKNSLVFSPEAQKFAIAREVARLAAGGPVLHAAVAPACLAGACVYSVALKQIFGLHVGSIISRACVNVVALGLGVVSYILTSDALSQWLDYSSDRRAASLSSNYAKGGVEFYDKILTRNKTLRALMGPKGQELYAPSGNLFPGHLLKLRHAPYTSRRDGILNFLKNEKL